TTGTATGGTTGTTAGAAACAAATACAGGCGATGTACACGAGCTTAATTTACGTGGGGGGGTACAAATGTATCTCGATCAAAAAATCGAAACATATGTGCCTGTTCGGAGAGATGTGGACTATTATTATCAAATGAAGGTACAAGCACCGAATATTCAAATTGGTGTGACCAACCATGCACATTTATTACGATCATCTTCAGAAAATATGATTTATCAATTATTTAATCATTGTATTATGGATGAAGCACATCGTTTACCTGACTATGCTTTAGATTGTGCTGTACATGAAGTAGGCTATGCAGATATTAAATATCAACTCGGTCTTATCGGCAAAACTGAAAATGAAAAGTTGCTTGGCCAAATTGATGAACTTGAACAATTGCGTATCAAAGGGAAATTAGACATTGCCCCTATGAATGTATTTTCAATCAAACAGGATATAAGCGAAATACATGAAATGAATGAAGCTTTGTTTGAAAATATTTATTCGCAAATTGAGCCTGAACAATTACATAATGATGAATCATCAAAACGCTATTTTCACTACAACTTAAAAAATGAAGGTATTTTAAGTCTAATTCAACAATTAAACAAGAAGATCCTTCTGACACTGTTACATTTTGAAACGATTAAACATAAAACCGTCAAAACATTACGTAAACAACTCTTGAATATCGTTGCGCAATTGAAACCTTTTGAAGAAGGGTTAAAGGCACAAAAAGTGTTTTATATCTCACTTAAAAATTTGGATCAAAAAGCAACAATCAGATTGCATATTAAAGAAATGGATGTCAAAACTGTTTTAACTGAAAAATTGTTGTTACAATTCAAATCTCTTACATTTATTTCAGGTACTTTAACATTTAATCAGTCATTTACAGCCTTTCAAAACTGGTTCAAAGAAGGGACATCATTTAATCAATATCAAATACAATCTCAGCCTGTAAAATATGATAACGGTTATCTCTTTTTGCCAGATGATATTGAGGCATTTGATTATCAAAATTATGACAATTATATTCAAACCATTGTTGAATATATTACGCGTTACGTGTCGACCATAAATGGTAAGTGTCTCGTTTTATTTACAAATTATCAGATGCTTTATACAGTCATGGAATATCTCAATGAAATAGAACTATTTGATGATTATGTGATTCTTGCACAACAGCAAAGTCAAAATCAAAAAATCATCCAGCAATTCAATCATTTTGAAAAAGCTATTCTTCTTGGAACTAGTAGCTTTTTTGAAGGATTCGACTATCAAGCAAATGGCGTAAAATGCGTGATGATCGCTAAGCTACCATTCATGAATCAACACGCAACAAAACCATTTTTATTAAAAGACGAATTCTCTAATATTTTTAAAGATTATATTTTACCTGATGCTGTCACTCGTTTTAGACAAGGTCTCGGTAGATTGTTAAGAAATGAGAAAGATAAGGGCATTATCGTTTCATTTGATAATCGTTTAACGAGTAGTCGATTTAAATCGTTTTTCCAACAAACCATAGAACCTTATCATCAACAGACAGGGAATATTGATGATTTTGAAAAGTGTCTTAAACAGCTCGACCATCAAGTCGTTAAACATTAAAATCTATGCGAATGCTATATAATTTTTTATGAACGCTAGATGTACCAATTAAGTTTTGTTAAAATAATAGCAGTAAATAAAATAGGAGATTAATTTATGAAAACAACTATTAAAGAAGCAAAAAATCATATTGGAAAAGAAGTAACAATTGGCGCTTGGCTTGCCAATAAACGCTCAAGTGGTAAGATTGCATTTTTACAATTACGTGATGGTACAGGCTTTATGCAAGGTGTTGTTGTTAAATCAGAAGTTGGGGAAGAGATTTTTAAAACAGCGAAGTCTCTTACGCAAGAATCTTCTATCTATATCACTGGAGAAATTACAGAAGATCAACGTTCTGACTTAGGCTATGAAATGCAAGTGAAAGAAATTGAAGTCATTCATGAAGCACATGACTATCCAATCACACCTAAAAGCCACGGTACAGAATTCTTAATGGACCACCGTCACTTGTGGTTACGTTCTAAAAAACAACACGCTGTGATGAAGATTCGTAATGAAATCATCCGTGCGACTTATGAATTTTTCAACGACAATGGTTTCACAAAAGTGGACCCACCAATCTTAACAGCAAGCGCACCTGAAGGAACAAGTGAATTATTCCATACAAAATACTTTGATGAAGATGCGTTCCTATCACAAAGTGGTCAACTTTATATGGAAGCTGCCGCTATGGCACACGGCAAAGTATTCTCATTCGGCCCAACATTCCGTGCTGAAAAATCAAAAACACGTCGTCATTTAATTGAGTTCTGGATGATTGAACCTGAAATGGCATTCACAAACCATGCTGAAAGTTTAGAAGTACAAGAAGCTTATGTTTCATTTGTGGTTCAATCTGTACTTAAAAATTGTGCACTTGAACTGAAAGTATTAGATCGTGACACATCAAAACTTGAAAAAGTGGTTGCACCATTCCCACGTATCACGTATGATGATGCCATTACATTCTTACATGAAGCAGGATTCGATGATATCGAGTGGGGAGATGACTTTGGCGCACCTCACGAAACAGCAATTGCAAATCACTATGATTTACCTGTATTTATCGTCAACTATCCAACAAAAATTAAACCATTCTATATGCAACCAAACCCAGAAAATGAAGACACGGTATTATGTGCAGATTTAATCGCACCTGAAGGATATGGTGAAATCATTGGTGGTTCTGAGCGTATCAATGATTTAGAACTATTAGAATCACGTATTAATGCACACAACTTAGACCCAGAAAGCTATCAATATTACCTAGATTTACGTAAATATGGTAGTGTACCACACAGTGGATTTGGTTTAGGCTTAGAAAGAACAGTGGCTTGGATTTCTGGTGTTGAACACGTTCGTGAAACATCACCATTCCCACGTTTATTAAACAGATTATACCCATAAGAAACTAACATAAAGAAGCACTCTCTTTATAATGTTTATAGATGATATATCAACCCATTGAAAGCAGCTT
This region of Staphylococcus sp. IVB6240 genomic DNA includes:
- a CDS encoding helicase C-terminal domain-containing protein, with protein sequence MNSTRYAVVDLETTGNQAYTDDIIQIGIVFIENHKIIDKYQSMIKTDKEIPTFIQALTAIENDMLTQAPYFHEIANELFQKLQGCIFVAHNVNFDLNFLKIAFEQCHITYQPTRVIDTLEMFKIAFPSEKSYQLSELADALNIPLTQAHRADEDAETTAKIMLYAFEKFERFPIETKKQLYYLSKNLKFHLHDYFFELVRLHVSKKAVSSHLKQFEQIFYKPMRLLEKSHIDFDGDLNTLYQKVINHAGYQYREDQRYLAEVIHNQLLHNENALIEAETGSGKSLAYLLAAVMYYLETEEHVMISTNTKLLQHQLLENDIPLLNKALNTHINACMIKSKRDYMSLGLVQQILRDETNNYEVNLLKLQLLVWLLETNTGDVHELNLRGGVQMYLDQKIETYVPVRRDVDYYYQMKVQAPNIQIGVTNHAHLLRSSSENMIYQLFNHCIMDEAHRLPDYALDCAVHEVGYADIKYQLGLIGKTENEKLLGQIDELEQLRIKGKLDIAPMNVFSIKQDISEIHEMNEALFENIYSQIEPEQLHNDESSKRYFHYNLKNEGILSLIQQLNKKILLTLLHFETIKHKTVKTLRKQLLNIVAQLKPFEEGLKAQKVFYISLKNLDQKATIRLHIKEMDVKTVLTEKLLLQFKSLTFISGTLTFNQSFTAFQNWFKEGTSFNQYQIQSQPVKYDNGYLFLPDDIEAFDYQNYDNYIQTIVEYITRYVSTINGKCLVLFTNYQMLYTVMEYLNEIELFDDYVILAQQQSQNQKIIQQFNHFEKAILLGTSSFFEGFDYQANGVKCVMIAKLPFMNQHATKPFLLKDEFSNIFKDYILPDAVTRFRQGLGRLLRNEKDKGIIVSFDNRLTSSRFKSFFQQTIEPYHQQTGNIDDFEKCLKQLDHQVVKH
- the asnS gene encoding asparagine--tRNA ligase, with the protein product MKTTIKEAKNHIGKEVTIGAWLANKRSSGKIAFLQLRDGTGFMQGVVVKSEVGEEIFKTAKSLTQESSIYITGEITEDQRSDLGYEMQVKEIEVIHEAHDYPITPKSHGTEFLMDHRHLWLRSKKQHAVMKIRNEIIRATYEFFNDNGFTKVDPPILTASAPEGTSELFHTKYFDEDAFLSQSGQLYMEAAAMAHGKVFSFGPTFRAEKSKTRRHLIEFWMIEPEMAFTNHAESLEVQEAYVSFVVQSVLKNCALELKVLDRDTSKLEKVVAPFPRITYDDAITFLHEAGFDDIEWGDDFGAPHETAIANHYDLPVFIVNYPTKIKPFYMQPNPENEDTVLCADLIAPEGYGEIIGGSERINDLELLESRINAHNLDPESYQYYLDLRKYGSVPHSGFGLGLERTVAWISGVEHVRETSPFPRLLNRLYP